From the Maioricimonas rarisocia genome, one window contains:
- a CDS encoding CehA/McbA family metallohydrolase yields MRACLRKLTLPSIMWMMGLLLLPADRAVADLDRPAVEGQPLAANVRRLLQALEFLGTPLPDETSTQLQSAIEQRDAARLQELLDEHVLLAVDINPELRVKVTRGPARATIQQHGFTPVLVKVINGGTVTERLRIGSPQAGAAFGGASQFSLKRQQQTELGKDQRDGETGERFLDVQMFASPPMASRLSGLEVEYAIALVSSAEAGRREATIAFDIGQGTQDLGFRGEVPVLFDVAPAIPVRLQICDFDGKSTVARLTFRDRTGRIYPLQAKRVAPDFFFQPQIYRRDGDVVLLPPGPFDVTYSRGPEYHVRSTRFEVPSGGEPVLDVQLERWVNPMEYGFYCGDHHIHGAGCAHYQVPTEGVTPRDMFLQVKGEGLNVGCVLTWGPCFDHQRHFFSPLADAVSEPLTVLKYDLEISGFGSAAMGHVCLLNLENQTYPGSEGTSNRGWPSWTVPVMRWAKQQGGVTGYPHSDMRVDPPSAAARLLKRFDEGDDGFLDANEAATALLPGSLEAMDADEDGRLSRQELAVGCDRAANDLPNVVLPGMTGAGAMEIFVSTPEGVCDFISAMDTGRVGEWNTWYHLMNCGFPLKLSGETDFPCMSSRRVGQGRVYVQLGDVKSINFADWCKGLGSGRSYVSDGYAHALDFRVNDMAPGSEDLALKGPETVTVTAKVAFAPETPEAVAHGTLDAPVARREVGDTRVLHAPRSEGTVAGGQREVELVMNGRVVAQRSVPADGHVHDLSFEVPVERSSWIALRQFPQLHTNPVRVMVGGEPIRASRRSAEWCAESVELLWDNRSHLIREEERPEADAAYRRAVNRYRQIADAAPEGT; encoded by the coding sequence ATGCGAGCGTGCCTGCGAAAACTGACGTTGCCATCGATCATGTGGATGATGGGCCTCCTTCTGCTTCCGGCCGACCGTGCAGTGGCCGATCTCGACCGCCCCGCCGTCGAAGGGCAGCCACTCGCAGCCAATGTCCGACGACTGCTGCAGGCCCTGGAGTTCCTGGGGACGCCTCTTCCGGACGAAACGTCGACGCAGTTGCAGAGTGCGATCGAGCAGCGCGACGCCGCCCGACTGCAGGAACTCCTCGACGAGCACGTCCTGCTTGCGGTCGATATCAATCCGGAGCTGCGCGTGAAGGTGACCCGCGGGCCGGCACGGGCAACTATCCAGCAGCACGGCTTCACGCCGGTCCTGGTCAAGGTGATCAACGGCGGGACCGTGACCGAGCGGCTGCGGATCGGCAGTCCCCAGGCGGGAGCGGCCTTCGGCGGTGCGTCGCAGTTCAGTCTCAAGCGGCAGCAGCAGACCGAGCTGGGAAAGGATCAGCGGGACGGCGAGACCGGCGAACGGTTTCTGGACGTGCAGATGTTCGCCTCGCCTCCCATGGCGTCCCGGCTGAGCGGCCTCGAGGTGGAGTACGCGATCGCCCTGGTCTCCTCGGCCGAAGCGGGGCGGCGCGAAGCAACCATTGCCTTCGATATCGGACAGGGGACGCAGGATCTGGGGTTCCGCGGCGAAGTCCCGGTGTTGTTCGACGTCGCACCGGCAATCCCCGTCCGGCTGCAGATCTGTGACTTCGACGGAAAGTCCACAGTCGCCCGGCTGACATTCCGGGATCGCACCGGCCGCATCTACCCGCTGCAGGCCAAACGGGTCGCGCCCGACTTCTTCTTCCAGCCACAGATCTATCGGCGGGATGGCGACGTCGTGCTGCTTCCACCCGGGCCATTCGACGTGACGTACAGCCGGGGCCCGGAGTACCACGTCCGCTCCACCCGCTTCGAAGTCCCTTCAGGCGGCGAGCCGGTTCTCGATGTGCAGCTCGAGCGGTGGGTGAACCCGATGGAGTACGGGTTCTACTGCGGCGATCATCACATCCACGGGGCCGGCTGTGCTCACTACCAGGTCCCGACCGAAGGCGTCACGCCACGGGACATGTTTCTGCAGGTGAAAGGGGAAGGGCTCAACGTCGGCTGCGTGCTGACGTGGGGGCCCTGCTTCGACCACCAGCGTCACTTCTTCTCGCCACTGGCGGATGCCGTCAGCGAGCCGCTTACGGTGCTGAAGTACGACCTGGAGATCAGTGGGTTCGGCTCGGCGGCGATGGGGCATGTCTGCCTGCTGAATCTCGAGAACCAGACGTACCCGGGCTCGGAGGGGACAAGCAACCGCGGCTGGCCGAGCTGGACCGTCCCCGTCATGCGGTGGGCGAAGCAGCAGGGGGGCGTGACCGGCTATCCGCATTCCGACATGCGGGTCGATCCACCATCGGCCGCGGCACGGCTGCTCAAGCGGTTCGACGAAGGTGACGACGGCTTCCTCGATGCGAACGAGGCGGCCACGGCACTGCTGCCGGGTTCACTCGAAGCGATGGATGCCGACGAGGATGGTCGGCTGAGCCGGCAGGAACTGGCCGTGGGCTGCGACCGGGCGGCGAACGATCTGCCGAATGTCGTCCTGCCGGGGATGACCGGTGCCGGTGCGATGGAGATCTTCGTCAGTACGCCGGAGGGAGTGTGCGACTTCATCTCGGCGATGGATACCGGTCGGGTCGGCGAGTGGAACACGTGGTATCACCTGATGAACTGCGGCTTCCCGCTGAAGTTGAGCGGCGAGACCGACTTTCCCTGTATGAGCAGTCGCCGGGTCGGCCAGGGACGCGTCTACGTACAGCTGGGGGATGTGAAGTCGATCAACTTCGCAGACTGGTGCAAAGGACTGGGCAGCGGCCGCTCGTATGTCTCCGACGGCTATGCGCACGCCCTCGATTTCCGCGTGAATGACATGGCACCGGGATCGGAAGATCTTGCACTCAAGGGCCCAGAGACCGTGACCGTCACTGCGAAGGTGGCATTCGCTCCCGAGACGCCCGAGGCGGTCGCCCATGGCACACTCGATGCGCCGGTCGCGCGGCGGGAAGTGGGGGACACACGCGTGTTGCACGCTCCGCGCAGCGAGGGGACGGTCGCTGGTGGCCAGCGCGAGGTGGAGCTGGTGATGAACGGCCGCGTCGTGGCGCAGCGATCGGTTCCGGCCGACGGGCACGTGCACGACCTGTCGTTCGAGGTGCCGGTCGAGCGAAGCAGCTGGATTGCACTGCGTCAGTTCCCGCAGCTGCACACAAATCCGGTGCGTGTCATGGTCGGTGGTGAGCCGATCCGGGCTTCCCGCCGAAGTGCCGAGT
- a CDS encoding M42 family metallopeptidase, which produces MELLAKLTQTPSVPGREDRVREVIENHVREAGLFDEIRTDAMGSLIGIRRPRPKDGGKIDTPLKVMLAAHMDQIGFLVSHIDENGFLRVNPVGGFDPRNLFARQVRVCTAGGDLPGVMNPSGRPIHIATTEEKTKVPQINEFFIDVGMSGEDVLERVKIGDMVVLDGPFQEVGDFVISQCLDNRVGCWAQIRALEKLEHHDCEIHAAWTVQEEVGLRGAMPAAYDIAPDLGISCDTTLCCKIPGVPDEQRVTVPGDGVCLKVMDSSTIADIRLLEDIEAVAAKNGIKCQRGVLPRGGQDGAMIQRSRSGVRTAVFACPVKYIHTVTEMSHKVDLEAYPALLAAYLEQL; this is translated from the coding sequence ATGGAACTGCTTGCCAAGCTCACACAGACCCCGTCCGTTCCCGGTCGCGAGGACCGCGTCCGCGAAGTGATTGAGAACCACGTTCGCGAGGCGGGACTGTTCGACGAGATCCGAACCGACGCCATGGGCTCACTGATCGGCATTCGTCGCCCGCGTCCGAAGGATGGGGGCAAGATCGACACACCCCTCAAGGTGATGCTCGCCGCTCACATGGACCAGATCGGTTTCCTCGTCTCGCACATCGACGAGAACGGTTTCCTCCGGGTCAATCCGGTCGGCGGATTCGATCCCCGCAACCTGTTCGCCCGGCAGGTGCGGGTCTGCACGGCCGGCGGCGATCTGCCCGGCGTGATGAATCCCTCCGGCCGCCCAATTCACATCGCGACCACCGAAGAGAAGACGAAGGTCCCGCAGATCAACGAGTTCTTCATCGACGTCGGGATGTCGGGGGAAGACGTGCTGGAGCGGGTGAAGATCGGCGACATGGTCGTCCTCGACGGTCCGTTTCAGGAAGTGGGAGACTTCGTCATCTCGCAGTGCCTCGACAACCGGGTCGGCTGCTGGGCTCAGATTCGTGCACTCGAAAAGCTCGAACACCACGACTGCGAGATCCACGCCGCCTGGACCGTGCAGGAGGAAGTCGGCCTGCGTGGGGCGATGCCGGCCGCTTACGACATCGCTCCCGATCTGGGAATCTCGTGCGATACGACGCTCTGCTGCAAGATCCCCGGCGTACCGGATGAACAGCGGGTGACCGTACCCGGCGACGGGGTCTGCCTGAAGGTCATGGACTCCTCGACGATTGCCGACATCCGCCTGCTCGAAGACATCGAAGCGGTCGCGGCAAAGAACGGGATCAAGTGCCAGCGGGGCGTGCTGCCGCGGGGTGGACAGGACGGGGCGATGATCCAGCGATCCCGCTCCGGCGTGCGGACCGCCGTGTTCGCCTGCCCGGTGAAGTACATCCACACCGTGACCGAAATGTCGCACAAGGTGGACCTGGAGGCGTACCCGGCTCTGCTCGCGGCCTACCTCGAACAGCTCTGA